A region of Haloplanus sp. XH21 DNA encodes the following proteins:
- a CDS encoding DUF7289 family protein: MSRSRVPWLYRFVRDRQAQSEPLAVILLVGLTLVGAGTVVVFGANAIDESATSVDVAQAEHAMTQLDSKASLVAHGSSDSQRVSLRENGRGTTSVDNDAGRMTVRIINGTHGNETILNETLGAVRYDRGRTTMAYQGGGVWRSDGSGSTMVSPPEFHYRQGTLTLPLVRVRSDGFTGRSARITQTTPVEGKYPNASRSNPLTQGRVTVTVQSDYYEAWGAFFEDRTTGDVTYDHAEQTAKIELQTPFKEEFDNVLSTTDGGIRANGGDPPSPSETDVNYRSADSRIESQIQDCRDSDDCKAWTPDIDSSGRYYTDSDVKNDDISIDTSDGNVSLVVDGSFEPNSVTITGDNTTTVFVKGDVEFGEANEGGSPDDFRVLVHSASDVSMGGNAVFVGLLYAPESDITLNGNGKMTGSIIGEQITINGQPANDFTHDPSVTNVNLGIGPGAPPVLYLHVSVTTVTVENG, encoded by the coding sequence ATGTCGCGGTCGCGAGTCCCCTGGCTGTACCGGTTCGTTCGAGACCGGCAGGCACAGTCGGAGCCGCTCGCGGTGATTCTTCTCGTCGGGCTCACGCTCGTCGGGGCAGGAACCGTCGTTGTGTTCGGCGCGAACGCCATTGACGAATCGGCTACGTCGGTGGATGTCGCCCAGGCGGAGCACGCGATGACGCAGTTGGACTCGAAGGCGAGCCTGGTCGCGCACGGCTCGTCGGACTCCCAGCGGGTCAGCCTCCGGGAGAACGGTCGTGGGACGACCAGCGTCGATAACGACGCCGGTCGCATGACCGTTCGCATCATCAACGGCACGCACGGCAACGAGACGATTCTCAACGAGACTCTGGGTGCCGTCAGATACGATCGCGGTCGGACGACGATGGCCTACCAGGGCGGTGGCGTCTGGCGAAGCGACGGGAGCGGGAGCACGATGGTGTCGCCCCCGGAGTTCCACTACCGACAGGGGACGCTGACGCTCCCCTTGGTCCGCGTTCGAAGCGATGGCTTCACCGGCCGTTCAGCCCGGATCACACAGACCACGCCGGTCGAGGGGAAGTATCCGAACGCGTCACGATCCAACCCGCTCACGCAGGGGCGTGTCACCGTGACCGTTCAGAGCGACTACTACGAGGCGTGGGGAGCGTTTTTCGAAGATCGAACCACCGGCGACGTGACGTACGATCACGCCGAGCAGACTGCCAAGATCGAGTTACAGACCCCGTTCAAAGAGGAGTTCGACAACGTACTCTCGACGACCGATGGCGGGATCCGGGCCAACGGTGGCGATCCACCGTCGCCCTCGGAAACCGATGTCAACTACCGCTCGGCGGATAGCCGGATCGAGAGCCAGATCCAGGACTGCCGCGACTCCGACGACTGTAAGGCCTGGACGCCGGACATCGACAGTTCGGGGCGGTACTACACCGACAGCGACGTGAAAAACGACGACATCTCGATCGACACCAGTGATGGAAACGTCTCGCTCGTCGTCGACGGCTCGTTCGAACCGAACAGCGTCACCATCACCGGCGATAACACCACTACTGTGTTCGTGAAGGGCGATGTCGAATTCGGCGAGGCGAACGAGGGTGGCTCACCCGACGACTTCCGCGTGCTGGTCCACTCCGCCAGCGATGTCTCTATGGGAGGGAACGCCGTCTTCGTCGGACTGCTCTACGCGCCCGAGTCCGACATCACGCTGAACGGGAACGGGAAGATGACGGGCAGCATCATCGGCGAACAGATCACTATCAACGGCCAACCGGCCAACGACTTCACCCACGATCCATCCGTCACGAACGTCAATCTGGGTATCGGCCCCGGTGCGCCCCCGGTGCTGTACCTCCACGTATCGGTTACGACCGTGACCGTCGAGAACGGCTGA
- a CDS encoding type II toxin-antitoxin system HicB family antitoxin has product MSTGREIRLIEEDEGVWSAIDEELNVASQGETREEALEMLDEAVALHKGEAGEPVTDEDLRELGIDPENVPDETVVPDAPWFDSAE; this is encoded by the coding sequence ATGAGCACGGGCCGCGAAATCCGCCTGATCGAGGAGGACGAGGGCGTCTGGTCGGCCATTGACGAGGAGCTGAACGTCGCCAGCCAGGGCGAAACCCGGGAGGAAGCCTTGGAGATGCTCGATGAGGCGGTCGCGCTCCACAAAGGCGAGGCTGGCGAACCGGTCACCGACGAGGACCTTCGGGAGCTGGGCATCGACCCCGAAAACGTGCCCGACGAGACGGTGGTTCCAGACGCGCCGTGGTTTGATTCTGCGGAGTAA
- a CDS encoding type II toxin-antitoxin system HicA family toxin, with product MVQTRFAGREIVSALTEMGYRPVDRTGSHLKLRYVHPETGETRNVTVPLGHEIGGDTLRKIAEQCGANDFHAWCRWIDEHR from the coding sequence GTGGTTCAAACGCGATTCGCGGGCCGAGAGATCGTGAGTGCGTTGACTGAGATGGGGTATCGCCCGGTCGACCGAACGGGAAGCCATCTCAAACTCCGATATGTCCACCCTGAGACGGGCGAGACGCGGAACGTTACTGTCCCGCTCGGCCACGAAATCGGAGGAGATACGCTTCGGAAAATCGCGGAGCAGTGCGGCGCTAACGACTTCCACGCGTGGTGTCGCTGGATCGACGAGCATCGCTGA
- a CDS encoding restriction endonuclease, which translates to MSSQLEEQEKKERLQNIDPYDFENFVGELWEKEGWTTSVSQDTNDQGIDVIADKKGTIDQRLAIQAKRYSAGNKVGRPKIQQYHSLKEQDTNADAAVVVTTSGFTAHAKNWAREHNVKLVDGDDLVEMVERHGAHDLLDEYAPPLSEIDEEPTKSTSTEQSSDSKSSTTSTSPTTTG; encoded by the coding sequence ATGAGTTCCCAGCTGGAGGAGCAAGAGAAGAAGGAGAGGCTTCAGAATATCGACCCGTACGATTTCGAGAATTTTGTCGGGGAACTCTGGGAAAAAGAGGGTTGGACGACGTCGGTTTCGCAAGACACCAACGATCAGGGCATCGACGTAATTGCCGACAAGAAGGGAACGATTGACCAGCGACTCGCCATTCAGGCGAAGCGGTACAGCGCAGGCAACAAGGTCGGACGCCCGAAGATACAGCAGTACCATTCTCTGAAGGAACAGGACACGAATGCCGACGCTGCAGTAGTCGTGACGACGAGCGGATTCACGGCCCACGCGAAAAATTGGGCGCGCGAACACAACGTCAAACTCGTCGACGGTGACGATCTCGTCGAGATGGTGGAACGTCACGGTGCTCACGACCTGCTCGATGAATACGCTCCGCCGCTGAGCGAGATCGACGAGGAGCCGACCAAATCGACATCCACTGAGCAAAGCTCTGACTCGAAGAGTTCTACCACTTCGACATCCCCAACGACGACCGGGTAG
- a CDS encoding DUF7386 family protein, translating to MQSRFLHIHLMIRIYNTDERADGSDDSPTSDVLDAALTHLIQSEQNLRDARDDFDPATIQRFNTEVVALQYRSRIDSRWW from the coding sequence ATGCAGTCGCGATTTCTTCACATCCACTTGATGATCCGCATATACAACACTGACGAGAGAGCCGACGGCAGCGACGACTCACCGACGAGCGATGTTCTCGACGCTGCACTCACTCATCTGATCCAGAGCGAGCAGAACCTTCGCGACGCTCGCGACGATTTCGATCCCGCGACGATTCAGCGTTTTAATACAGAAGTGGTCGCACTACAGTACCGATCCCGAATTGACTCTCGTTGGTGGTAG